The following proteins are co-located in the Pseudarthrobacter siccitolerans genome:
- a CDS encoding HAD-IA family hydrolase: MDASTPAANRTLTCGAVLFDMDGTLVDSTAVVEQVWGEFAARYGLDLGEILRTSHGVQARDTVTRFAPAGADVTALTAELGAMERVRTQGIVPLPGAASLLAALPPDAVALVTSADRILADIRMNAAGLPMPAIAVTAELVTRGKPDPEGYLKAAANLGVDPADAVVFEDAPAGIAAGVAACIRTVAVGPNTGPLPAGVLHIQDYSAVVVETGKDDDGRTVISFRL, translated from the coding sequence ATGGATGCTTCCACCCCTGCAGCAAATCGGACACTGACTTGCGGGGCCGTCCTCTTTGACATGGACGGCACCCTGGTCGATTCCACTGCAGTGGTGGAGCAGGTGTGGGGTGAGTTCGCGGCGCGCTACGGACTGGACCTCGGGGAAATTCTGCGGACCTCGCACGGCGTCCAGGCGCGCGATACAGTCACCCGGTTTGCGCCGGCCGGTGCCGACGTGACGGCCCTGACGGCGGAACTCGGGGCGATGGAGCGCGTCCGGACTCAAGGCATCGTGCCCTTGCCCGGCGCCGCGAGCCTGCTCGCAGCCCTGCCGCCGGACGCCGTCGCCCTGGTCACGTCCGCTGACCGCATCCTGGCCGACATCCGCATGAACGCCGCCGGCCTGCCGATGCCTGCCATTGCAGTGACAGCTGAACTGGTGACGCGCGGCAAGCCGGATCCCGAGGGATACCTGAAGGCGGCGGCCAACCTTGGCGTGGATCCTGCGGACGCAGTGGTGTTCGAAGACGCTCCGGCGGGAATCGCTGCAGGGGTGGCCGCTTGCATCCGGACGGTGGCCGTGGGGCCGAACACCGGCCCGCTGCCCGCCGGCGTGCTGCACATCCAGGACTACAGCGCAGTCGTCGTCGAAACCGGCAAGGACGACGACGGCAGGACGGTTATTTCTTTCCGGCTTTGA
- a CDS encoding YdeI/OmpD-associated family protein: MTINGKSYRSSIAVMGGQNLISLSAANRDFVGAAAGDTVDVDVELETQPRIVEVPEDLATAMAAEPAAQKFYATLSFSAQRRYVEPLGDAKTPETRSRRIAKVVADLKAGKK, from the coding sequence GTGACCATCAACGGCAAGAGCTATCGCAGCAGCATTGCGGTGATGGGCGGGCAGAACCTCATCTCGCTGAGCGCAGCCAACCGGGACTTCGTCGGGGCAGCCGCTGGCGACACCGTGGACGTGGACGTGGAACTGGAAACCCAACCCCGGATTGTGGAAGTTCCCGAGGACCTCGCGACAGCGATGGCCGCCGAACCGGCAGCCCAAAAGTTCTACGCGACGCTGAGCTTCAGCGCCCAGCGCCGGTACGTTGAGCCGCTGGGCGATGCCAAGACGCCCGAAACCCGGTCGCGCCGCATTGCCAAGGTAGTGGCGGACCTCAAAGCCGGAAAGAAATAA
- a CDS encoding HAMP domain-containing sensor histidine kinase — MASQQAAPHRRSWLKPNTWHLRTRLILLAMTLLIAICGAVGVASYASMDAFLTRQLDEQLSQAADRSNDPGRPPMGGFNGRDPLDARGQSVGTLNARVLNGQVNSAGFLASDTTRSPLSAEDKQALLDLATDAQPVDRTLSNGDYRLIAVKTNYGDVLVTGLPLATKESTLTSLVWTFVFVSLGGLLLIGLVGTVLIRRTMKPLEQLSEVATRVSQLPLDAGEVALAVRVPPSNSNPGTEVGSVGHALNLMLDNVANALQARQRSETKVRQFVADASHELRTPLTAIRGYTELMRMTENFTPDGEKSLARVQSQSERMTALVEDLLLLARLDEGQPLKLTEVDLTQLVIEGVSDEKVMAPGHNWRLELPDEPVVVNGDASQLRQVLMNLLSNARKHTPPGTTVVTGVGKSPEGAAVVTVTDDGGGIPAEFVDHVFSRFARADAARKGAGDQAGASVAEGTSGLGLSIVESIVEAHGGRVTVTSQPGRTQFALQLPLPQA; from the coding sequence ATGGCCTCGCAACAGGCTGCGCCGCACCGCCGGAGCTGGCTCAAGCCCAATACCTGGCATTTGCGGACCCGCCTCATCCTCCTTGCCATGACTCTGCTGATCGCCATCTGCGGTGCAGTGGGCGTGGCCAGCTATGCCTCGATGGACGCCTTCCTCACCCGGCAGCTCGACGAACAGCTCAGCCAGGCCGCGGACCGGTCGAACGATCCGGGCCGCCCGCCCATGGGCGGCTTCAATGGAAGGGACCCGCTGGACGCCCGTGGCCAGAGCGTGGGAACCCTGAACGCCCGCGTGCTCAACGGGCAGGTCAACAGCGCCGGCTTCCTCGCCTCGGACACCACCCGCTCGCCGCTGTCCGCCGAGGACAAGCAGGCGCTGCTGGACCTTGCCACGGACGCGCAGCCGGTGGACCGCACCCTCTCCAACGGTGATTACCGGTTGATAGCCGTGAAAACGAATTACGGGGATGTGCTGGTGACCGGACTCCCCCTCGCCACCAAGGAGAGCACGCTTACGTCCCTGGTGTGGACTTTTGTGTTCGTCTCCTTGGGCGGCCTGCTGCTCATCGGGCTGGTGGGAACGGTGCTGATCCGCCGCACCATGAAGCCCCTGGAGCAGCTGTCAGAGGTGGCAACCCGCGTTTCACAGCTGCCGTTGGACGCCGGTGAAGTGGCACTTGCGGTGCGGGTGCCGCCGTCGAACTCAAATCCGGGAACGGAAGTGGGCAGCGTAGGCCACGCGCTCAACCTCATGCTGGACAACGTGGCCAACGCGCTGCAGGCGCGGCAGAGGAGCGAAACCAAGGTGCGGCAGTTTGTGGCCGACGCCTCGCACGAGCTGCGCACTCCCCTGACCGCCATCCGGGGCTACACGGAGCTGATGCGGATGACGGAGAATTTCACTCCCGACGGCGAAAAATCGTTGGCCCGCGTGCAGAGCCAGTCTGAGCGGATGACCGCCCTGGTGGAAGACCTGCTGCTGCTGGCCCGGCTCGATGAGGGCCAGCCGCTCAAGCTCACCGAGGTGGACCTTACGCAACTGGTGATTGAGGGAGTCAGCGACGAAAAGGTGATGGCGCCGGGCCATAACTGGCGGCTGGAGCTTCCGGACGAGCCCGTCGTGGTCAACGGCGACGCCTCCCAGCTGCGCCAGGTCCTGATGAACCTGCTCTCGAACGCACGCAAGCACACTCCCCCGGGGACCACAGTGGTCACAGGGGTTGGAAAGTCACCTGAAGGGGCGGCGGTAGTAACCGTAACGGACGACGGCGGCGGCATCCCTGCCGAGTTCGTGGACCATGTCTTCTCACGCTTCGCCCGCGCAGACGCGGCACGAAAGGGAGCGGGAGACCAGGCTGGAGCCTCCGTTGCCGAAGGTACCAGCGGTCTGGGCCTCTCCATCGTGGAATCCATTGTTGAGGCGCACGGCGGAAGGGTAACGGTGACGTCACAGCCGGGACGCACGCAGTTCGCCCTGCAACTCCCACTTCCGCAGGCGTAG
- a CDS encoding response regulator transcription factor, whose amino-acid sequence MATPHSMTNNLPQLTHPDGSPIRALVVDDEPSLSELMSMGLRMAGWSVAVAADGPEAVKLAKDFRPDVLVLDVMLPGFDGVELLGRIRAFAPEVPALFLTAKDAVQDRIVGLAAGGDDYVTKPFSMEEVLLRLHRLVQRSGVAAMDTAELVVGDLVLNVDTREVTRAGEELQLTATQFELLRYLMENPKRVISKAQILDRVWDYDFGGQANIVELYISYLRKKVDAVHPPMIHTVRGAGYVIKPAE is encoded by the coding sequence ATGGCCACACCGCACTCCATGACAAACAACCTTCCCCAGCTCACCCACCCGGACGGATCCCCCATCCGCGCCCTGGTGGTGGACGACGAGCCAAGCCTCTCAGAACTCATGAGCATGGGCCTGCGGATGGCCGGCTGGTCTGTCGCCGTAGCGGCCGACGGGCCGGAGGCTGTGAAGCTCGCCAAGGACTTCCGCCCGGACGTCCTGGTTCTCGACGTCATGCTGCCCGGGTTCGACGGCGTTGAGCTGCTGGGAAGGATCCGCGCCTTCGCGCCCGAGGTCCCGGCGTTGTTCCTGACAGCCAAGGACGCTGTGCAGGACCGGATCGTGGGCCTGGCGGCCGGCGGCGACGATTACGTCACCAAGCCGTTCAGCATGGAGGAAGTCCTCCTGCGGCTGCACCGCCTGGTCCAGCGATCGGGGGTGGCCGCCATGGATACGGCTGAGCTGGTGGTGGGTGACCTGGTCCTGAACGTCGATACCCGCGAGGTGACCCGGGCGGGCGAGGAACTCCAGCTCACGGCTACCCAGTTCGAATTGCTCCGCTACCTCATGGAGAACCCCAAGCGGGTAATCAGCAAGGCGCAGATCCTGGACCGCGTCTGGGACTACGACTTCGGCGGCCAGGCCAACATCGTGGAGCTGTACATCTCCTACCTGCGCAAGAAGGTGGATGCCGTGCACCCGCCCATGATCCACACCGTGCGCGGGGCCGGATACGTCATCAAGCCTGCCGAGTAG